In Chrysiogenia bacterium, the sequence AGATGCTCGGCCCAGAGCCGCTGGAGGAAGTGGCGCTGCGCCTCCGACTGGGGACCGCGCCCGTGCGGGGCGAGCGCATCGATCGCATCGTTGGCGCTGAGCTCTTCGCGGGCCATGAGCAGTGCGGCCAGCACGACGCCCGTGCGCCCGATCCCGGCCATGCAGTGATAAACGACGGGTTTGCCGTCATCGAGAAGCGTTTCGGTCAGCTCCACGATCTCCTCCATCTGGGAGACGCTGGGAACCGAAAAATCTTCCATGGGGACATGGATGAGATCGAATCGCTCGCGCCAGGGAGCCGGCAGCAGGTAGGGACGCTCGCGAAGATTGACGATGGCGCGCACGCCCTCACCGTCGAGAATCTTGAGGTCGTCTTCAAGGGAATTCCAGGAACCGGGCTGACAGGCACCGGCAAGCTGCCCGGGTCGCAGCCAGGAGAAGTGGAGGTTCTTAACCCTCTCGATCCTTCCCGCGTCCGTGAACTTCTTTGCACCCACCTGAGACGATCCCCCGCATGAAACGTACAAAAGTTGAAAATCTGAGGGGCCTTGCACCGCACGCGGATAAACCTGCGCTGGTGCCCGATACATAAAAAAGGAGAACGCTGCCGCCGCCAGAATCCGGCGCAGTGTTCCCCTTACAACCCAAAGTTGGCCCGGCGAACGCCCCCCAGCAATTAGACCGGGCCAAACACTGGGGGGCAGTTTAACGCTGCCCAGAGCCCCCCGGCAAGAGGAAAACGCAGCGATACAAAACGCCCGATTTGACGCACTCTACGGCCCCAAACCGCCCAAAACACGGTTTTAAAGTGATTGACTGAGTCGTCAGTCATGGGCATAATTTGAGGTGGCTGGATGCTGCGTTGCGGCACCGGCACACCCTCCCAAGAGGACAAGGAGTACTTGTCACACCATGAGCGTCA encodes:
- a CDS encoding dual specificity protein phosphatase family protein, producing MGAKKFTDAGRIERVKNLHFSWLRPGQLAGACQPGSWNSLEDDLKILDGEGVRAIVNLRERPYLLPAPWRERFDLIHVPMEDFSVPSVSQMEEIVELTETLLDDGKPVVYHCMAGIGRTGVVLAALLMAREELSANDAIDALAPHGRGPQSEAQRHFLQRLWAEHL